DNA sequence from the Candidatus Eisenbacteria bacterium genome:
CTCTCCCTCCTCGGTGAACTTGATCGCGTTGCCGATGAGGTTCACGAGAATTTGGCGGAGCCGCCCCGGGTCGCCGACCAGCCGGTCCGGGAAGTCGGGAGGAACGTGGCAGGCGAGCTCGACCCCCTTTCGGTCCGCGCGCGGGGCGAGCAGGCGGACGGCTCCCTCGACGCAATCCCGCGGACTGAACTCGGTTGTTTCGAGAATGAGTTTTCCCGCTTCGATCTTGGATAAATCAAGAATATCGTCCAAGATGCTGAGAAGGGAATCCGCGGATTCCTTCACGGTGGTCAGGAACTCGCGCTGCTCGGGCGAGAGGTTCGTCTCCAGGGCGAGCTCGGTCATGCCGAGGATGCCGTTCATCGGCGTCCGGATCTCGTGCGACATGTTCGCGAGGAATTCCCCCTTCGCGCGGCTCGCGGCCTCGGCGGCCCGCTGCGCGGCGAGGATCTCTTCTTCCACGCGCTTCCGGTCGGTGATGTCGCGGAAATACCAGATGCGGCCGGCGTTCCGGCCGTCCTGGATGAGCGCGGCCGAGCGCCGGTCGAAGAGGCGGCCGTCCTTGAAGTGGATCATGTCCGTGCTCGGCGCCTCGGATTCGTAAAGCTCGTTCACCTTGGCGAGGAACGCGTCGGGGTCGGCGAGCTGGTCGAGCACGAACCGAAGGAGCGCCGGATCGTCCCGGCGGTCCGCCAGATCGTGCGGGATCGACCACATGTCGAGGAAGCGGGCGTTGTAATGCTCGACCCGGCCTTCCCTGTTCACCACGAGGATGCCGTCCGGCGTCGCGTCGAGCACCGCCCGAAGCGTCTCCTCGGTCATGCCGCGGGCACGGGACGCGTCTTCTCGGATCTCGTTCTCCATGCGGGTTCGTCTCCGGGGGGAATCGCCCCTCTCTTCCCTAGATCGACGAGAACGCCGATCCCCTTGATATCCAAGAGGGTTAGGTCCTGGCCGTCGGCCCGCGGGCGTGGTACAATCGAGCAAGAGAAGTGAATCCCTCGCAAAGGAGAACAAAGATGAGCCGTCGATTGGAAGGCCCGCTCGCGGGGCGTCTTCGTTGCCTCGCCCTTCTCATTCCTCTTCTCGCGCTCGCGTGCGGGGATTCGGTCGGATCGTCCGATCCGAGCGATGCCTCGTGGGAGAGCCTTCGTTCCGACCTTCCGCGGGACACGAGCCCTACCCCCGGCGGGGAGGCCCTGAGGGAGCTCGCGCGCGGGGGCGCGGAGACGGCGCTCGACCTCCTCGGGCATCTCGAGAAAGGCGAGAACGTTCTCATCTCCCCCTTCAGCATCCGGATCGCGTTCGCGATGCTCTACGGAGGGGCGCGCGGCGAGACCGCGGAGGAGATTGCGGAAGTTCTTCGCTACCCGGAAGGAGAGGGGGTCCACGACGCGTGGAATGCGCTCGACCTCGCCCTGGCGGCCCGGAACCTCCCGGCCGGGGACGAGGGTGAGGATCCGGTCGAGCTTCTCGTCGCGAACGCATTCTGGGGGCGCTTGGGGTTCCCGTTCCGCGACGAGTATCTCGATCTTCTCGCGGTCCACTACGGGAGCGGCATCGAGCGGCTCGATTTCGCGGGGGCGCCGGAGGCCGCGCGCCGTGTGATCAACGAATGGGTGGAGGGGAAGACTCGCGACCGCATTCGGGATCTTCTCCCGGCCGGCTCGATCGACCCCCTCGTCGTCGCCGTTCTCACGAACGCGCTCTACTTCAAGGCGCCTTGGGCCCGTCCGTTCGATGAAAACTTGACGACTCAAGGAGCGTTCGAGCGGCCGGAGGGTTCGGCCGTCACCGTCCCGATGATGGCGCGGACCGACACCTTCCCCTACGCGGAAGGAGACGGATGTCAGGCGCTCGAGCTGCCCTTCCGAGGGGATGAGCTCTCGATGGTCTTCCTGCTCCCCTCCGGCGGCCTCGACATCCTCGAGGAGAGCTTGACAGGTGAAGGGCTTTTCGCGATCCTGGACCGCCTCGAGCCGGCCGGGGTGGCGGCCGCGATCCCCCGCTTCACGTTCGAGTCCGATTTCGAGCTTCGCGAGATGCTGCAGACGATGGGAATGCCCCGCGTCTTCTCAGGGGACGCGGATCTCTCCGGGATGACGGAGGGGGGCGGCCTCTTCGTCGACGAGGCGTACCACAAGACCTTCATCGCGGTCGACGAGAAGGGGGCCGAGGCGGCGGCGGCGACCGCGATCGTGATTCGCGAGTCAGCGGTGCCGGCGGATCACACCTTCCGGGCCGATCGTCCGTTTCTCTTTCTCATCCGCGACCGGGGGACGGGGGAGATCCTCTTCCTCGGCCGCGTGACGGATCCATCGGCGTAGGCGAACGGAAGGGACCCGAACACGCGCTATTCCGCGCGGTGCGCTGTGACGTTGAACGTGATCGGCTTCATCTCGAGCGGGCCGATCACCTGCATGCGATACGTTCCCTCCTCGAACCGGTAGCCGCGAAGCTCCTTCTGGTCGTCGGAAGCGACATAGATCTCGTCCGTCCCGTCCCCGTCGAAGTCGGCGAGGACCGTCGCGTGCTCGAACCCCGATGTCCCCGTCGCGAGAAGCGTCTTCTCCCACTCGGCGCCGGGGGTCTTCGGCGGCGAAAGCTTCCAGATCCCGCTATTCTTCGTTGAGGCGACGAGCTCGTTCGCTCCGTCTCCGTCGACGTCGCCGTAGGTGAGGAAGCGGCAGAGGTTCCCCGGAAGACCGGCGATGTCGGTCTTCTCGATGCGGCCGTCTCCGAAACGATAGAGACGGATGCGCGTGTTGTCCCCCGACGCCTCGGCCCCCCCGATGCTCTCCCCCTCGAGCGAGGCGAAGAGGACCGGCCGCGTCTCGCCGTCCGGAACGACGCAGAGGATCTCCTTCGCGTGGCGCGTCGCGAGCGTGTCCACGATCCGGTACGCCCATTTCCCGCCGTCGCGCTTGTACATGTCGATCTCGCCCGGCTGAGGCGTGCCGTCCAGCTTGTTCGGGAGGCTCGGCGTCGTGAAGATCTCGATCACGCCGTCGCCGTCCACGTCCCCGACCTCGACCTCATGAACGAACGTGTTCTCGCGCCGCCCGATCTCCTCGGCCTTCCATCCACCGTCCGTCCAGGAGACGACGCCGATGACGCCCTGATCGTGGGTCGCCACGACGATGTCCTCGACGCCGTCGCCGGTCACGTCCGCGATCTCGAAATCGCGGAGCCGGTCCCACTTGCCGCCGAACGTCGGGTTCCACAGCGCCTCCGCTTCCCAGCCGGCGCTCGTCTTCCGCCAGATCTTGAGGAACGCCCGCGTCGCCCCGATCGTGAGAATCCCGGGCTCCCCGCTCGGAGGCGCGTACCAGGCCGCCTTGTGAAAGACGTTGCTCTCCGGGTCCTCGAGCACTTCCTCGGACCACGCGGAACCGTTTGAGGTCCAAATCGAAAGGCGCGCGGGGCCGGGCACCGGGCGGCTCTTCCCGTCCGGCGTCGTCTCGGTGACGAATTGCGCTTGGGCGAGATAAAGCGTCGAGCCCGCGGGGGTCGGACGGGCCGCGGCCGCTCGTCCCTCTGGAATCGGCGGAGGCGCGTGTTCCGTCTCGCTCTTCCCTCCGCAGCCGGAGAACCCGATCCCCGCGGCGAGGACGAGGAGCGCGGAAAGACGAAGGCCGAGCATCCGGCCCGAACGGAAGCGAAGCGTGCGGATCATCGGTCTCTCCTTGCCGAGCGTTATTCTTCCCAGGTGAAACCTGGACGCCCAAAGTGTCCGTAGTTGGTGGTCCGACGGTAGATCGGCCGCAGGAGATCGAGCTTCTCGATGATCGCCCTCGGCCGAAAGTCGAAGCGGTTCACGAACTCCTTCGCCTCTTTTTCGTTCCCGGTGCCGAACGTGTCCACCTTCGCGGAGATCGGCTTCGGCTTTCCGATCGCGTAGGAGACTTGGATCTCGACGCGCGAGGCGATCCCCGTCTTCACAATCTGCCGCGCCACGTGTCGGCAGAAGTAAGCGGCGCTCCGATCCACCTTCGAAGGATCCTTCCCGCTGAAGGCGCCGCCCCCGTGCCGTCCCATCCCGCCGTAGGTGTCGCAGATGATCTTGCGTCCGGTCACGCCGGCGTCGGCGGAGGGGCCGCCTTCGGTGAACGGACCGCCCGGGTTCACGTGGACGCAGATCGACTCTCGATAC
Encoded proteins:
- a CDS encoding serpin family protein, whose protein sequence is MSRRLEGPLAGRLRCLALLIPLLALACGDSVGSSDPSDASWESLRSDLPRDTSPTPGGEALRELARGGAETALDLLGHLEKGENVLISPFSIRIAFAMLYGGARGETAEEIAEVLRYPEGEGVHDAWNALDLALAARNLPAGDEGEDPVELLVANAFWGRLGFPFRDEYLDLLAVHYGSGIERLDFAGAPEAARRVINEWVEGKTRDRIRDLLPAGSIDPLVVAVLTNALYFKAPWARPFDENLTTQGAFERPEGSAVTVPMMARTDTFPYAEGDGCQALELPFRGDELSMVFLLPSGGLDILEESLTGEGLFAILDRLEPAGVAAAIPRFTFESDFELREMLQTMGMPRVFSGDADLSGMTEGGGLFVDEAYHKTFIAVDEKGAEAAAATAIVIRESAVPADHTFRADRPFLFLIRDRGTGEILFLGRVTDPSA
- a CDS encoding VCBS repeat-containing protein, coding for MIRTLRFRSGRMLGLRLSALLVLAAGIGFSGCGGKSETEHAPPPIPEGRAAAARPTPAGSTLYLAQAQFVTETTPDGKSRPVPGPARLSIWTSNGSAWSEEVLEDPESNVFHKAAWYAPPSGEPGILTIGATRAFLKIWRKTSAGWEAEALWNPTFGGKWDRLRDFEIADVTGDGVEDIVVATHDQGVIGVVSWTDGGWKAEEIGRRENTFVHEVEVGDVDGDGVIEIFTTPSLPNKLDGTPQPGEIDMYKRDGGKWAYRIVDTLATRHAKEILCVVPDGETRPVLFASLEGESIGGAEASGDNTRIRLYRFGDGRIEKTDIAGLPGNLCRFLTYGDVDGDGANELVASTKNSGIWKLSPPKTPGAEWEKTLLATGTSGFEHATVLADFDGDGTDEIYVASDDQKELRGYRFEEGTYRMQVIGPLEMKPITFNVTAHRAE